In one Musa acuminata AAA Group cultivar baxijiao chromosome BXJ2-5, Cavendish_Baxijiao_AAA, whole genome shotgun sequence genomic region, the following are encoded:
- the LOC135612364 gene encoding cytochrome P450 86A2-like, translating into MEVATVLVVVACMVAYVVWFTRLASGLRGPRVWPVVGSLPGLIQHSERMHEWISDNLRGTGGTYQTCICALPRLARRQGLVTVTCDPRNLEHVLKNRFDNYPKGPTWHAVFLDLLGDGIFNSDGETWLFQRKTAALEFTTRTLRTAMSRWVGHSIHLRLLPILKESTAVDLQDLLLRLTFDNICGLAFGKDPETLAPGLPENAFATAFDRATEASLRRFIFPEFVWRFKKWLQVGLEATLSRSVAHVDCYLSAIIKARKLELRDGRNYDDLLSRFMKKGTYTDSFLQHVVLNFILAGRDTSSVALCWFFWLVSTYPAVEHRILLELAAVLGESRGSDPSAWLASPLAFEEIDALVYLKAALSETLRLYPSVPEDSKYVMADDVLPDGTFVPAGSSVTYSIYSAGRMKSVWGDDCLEFRPDRWLSPDGKRFEPHDSFKFVAFNAGPRVCLGKDLAYLQMKSIAAAVLLRHRLRVAPGHRVEQKMSLTLFMKNGLRMDVQDRDLTAMADELRTTRQPPEVVPPAEAAAATA; encoded by the coding sequence ATGGAGGTGGCGACGGTGCTGGTGGTGGTCGCGTGCATGGTCGCCTACGTGGTGTGGTTCACGCGGCTCGCATCGGGACTGCGCGGTCCGCGCGTGTGGCCGGTGGTGGGCAGCCTCCCCGGTCTCATCCAGCACTCGGAGCGAATGCACGAGTGGATCTCCGACAACCTACGCGGCACCGGCGGCACGTACCAGACCTGCATCTGCGCGCTCCCCCGCCTCGCGCGCCGGCAAGGGCTGGTGACGGTGACGTGCGACCCGCGCAACCTGGAGCACGTCCTCAAGAACCGATTCGACAACTACCCGAAGGGCCCCACGTGGCACGCCGTCTTCCTCGACCTCCTCGGCGACGGCATCTTCAACTCCGACGGTGAAACCTGGTTGTTCCAACGCAAGACCGCCGCGCTCGAGTTCACCACCCGTACCCTCCGAACCGCCATGTCGCGGTGGGTCGGCCACTCCATCCACCTCCGCCTCCTCCCCATCCTCAAGGAGTCCACCGCCGTCGATCTCCAGGACCTGCTCCTCCGGCTCACTTTCGACAACATCTGCGGCCTGGCCTTCGGCAAGGACCCCGAGACGCTCGCCCCGGGCCTCCCTGAGAACGCCTTCGCCACCGCCTTCGACCGTGCCACCGAGGCCAGCCTCCGTCGCTTCATCTTCCCGGAGTTCGTCTGGCGGTTCAAGAAGTGGCTCCAAGTCGGCTTGGAGGCCACGCTCTCCCGCAGCGTCGCCCACGTCGACTGCTATCTATCGGCCATCATCAAGGCCCGCAAGCTGGAGCTCAGGGACGGCCGGAACTACGACGACCTCCTCTCGCGGTTCATGAAGAAGGGCACCTACACCGACTCCTTTCTCCAGCACGTGGTGCTCAACTTCATCCTCGCCGGCCGCGACACCTCCTCCGTCGCCCTCTGCTGGTTCTTCTGGCTCGTCTCCACCTACCCGGCCGTCGAGCACCGCATCCTGCTCGAGCTCGCCGCCGTCCTCGGGGAATCCCGCGGCAGCGATCCCAGCGCGTGGCTTGCCTCCCCGCTCGCGTTCGAGGAGATCGACGCACTCGTCTACCTCAAAGCAGCCCTGTCCGAGACACTCCGGCTGTACCCGTCCGTCCCCGAGGACTCCAAGTACGTCATGGCCGACGACGTCCTCCCCGACGGCACATTCGTGCCCGCGGGCTCCTCAGTCACGTACTCCATCTACTCCGCGGGGCGGATGAAATCCGTGTGGGGAGACGACTGCCTCGAGTTCCGACCGGACCGATGGCTCTCGCCGGACGGGAAGCGGTTCGAACCGCACGACTCGTTCAAGTTCGTCGCCTTCAACGCAGGACCACGGGTCTGCCTCGGAAAGGACCTCGCGTACCTGCAGATGAAGTCCATCGCCGCTGCCGTGCTGCTAAGGCACCGCCTGAGAGTCGCCCCCGGCCACCGCGTCGAGCAGAAGATGTCGCTCACCTTGTTCATGAAGAACGGGCTAAGGATGGACGTACAGGATCGCGACCTCACCGCTATGGCCGATGAGCTCCGCACCACTCGGCAGCCGCCGGAGGTGGTGCCGCCTGCTGAGGCTGCGGCGGCAACAGCATGA